The Halorhabdus sp. BNX81 genome includes a region encoding these proteins:
- a CDS encoding amidohydrolase family protein, with product MQLEGTVLRGRDFEPVEGRVVVEDGEITAVEETTTHSEKIILPAFVNAHTHIGDSIAKEAGAGLSLDELVAPPDGLKHQLLREASQDELIAAMRRSLSVMERAGTGAFVEFREGGVAGVEAIEAALDGLAIEGVILGRETIDAMAAADGFGASGARDGEFGAERTATREADKLFGIHAGERDSDDVNPALDLDPDFLVHMVHLEALHYERLDDEKVPVVLCPRSNLVTDAGVAPARELLDRTTVALGTDNVMLNSPSMFREMEFAAKLYDISAREVLGMATVAGAEIAGLNAGVIEAGRDARLIVLDGDSDNLAGAEDVVRAVVRRAGVDDVTDVILGD from the coding sequence ATGCAACTGGAAGGGACGGTTCTTCGCGGGCGGGACTTCGAGCCGGTTGAAGGCCGCGTCGTCGTCGAGGACGGTGAGATCACCGCCGTCGAGGAGACCACTACACACAGCGAGAAGATCATTCTCCCGGCGTTCGTCAACGCCCACACGCACATCGGCGATTCGATCGCCAAGGAGGCCGGGGCCGGCCTCAGCCTCGACGAACTCGTCGCCCCGCCCGACGGGCTGAAACACCAGCTACTCCGGGAGGCCAGCCAGGACGAACTGATCGCCGCCATGCGGCGCTCGCTTTCCGTTATGGAACGGGCCGGAACCGGGGCGTTCGTCGAGTTCCGGGAGGGCGGCGTTGCGGGCGTCGAGGCGATCGAGGCGGCGCTCGACGGACTCGCTATCGAGGGCGTCATCCTGGGTCGGGAGACGATCGATGCGATGGCGGCCGCCGACGGGTTCGGGGCCAGCGGGGCGCGCGACGGGGAGTTTGGCGCCGAACGCACGGCGACCCGTGAGGCGGACAAGCTCTTTGGCATTCACGCCGGCGAGCGCGACAGCGACGACGTCAATCCCGCGCTGGACCTCGATCCTGACTTTCTCGTCCACATGGTCCATCTCGAAGCCCTCCACTACGAGCGCCTCGACGACGAGAAGGTCCCAGTCGTCCTCTGTCCGCGCTCGAACCTCGTCACCGACGCCGGCGTCGCGCCGGCACGGGAGTTGCTCGACCGCACGACGGTCGCACTCGGTACGGACAACGTGATGCTCAACAGCCCGTCGATGTTCCGCGAGATGGAGTTCGCCGCCAAACTCTACGATATCTCCGCGCGTGAGGTTCTCGGCATGGCGACCGTCGCCGGAGCCGAAATCGCCGGCCTGAACGCCGGCGTGATCGAAGCAGGCAGGGACGCCCGACTGATCGTGCTCGACGGCGATTCGGACAATCTCGCCGGTGCGGAAGATGTCGTCCGTGCGGTCGTCCGCCGGGCCGGCGTCGATGACGTGACCGACGTGATTCTCGGCGACTGA